The Nostoc sp. PCC 7524 nucleotide sequence AAGTTAATACTGCACTTTACCGAATTATTCAAGAATCATTAACAAATATTTCTAAGCACGCCAGAGCTACAGAGGTGAATCTGGAAATTTCTATTAACCGAGGCAGTTTACATCTGATAATTCAGGATAATGGCAGAGGATTTGATATCCAGCAAAATACTACAGGGTTTGGTTTACAAAGTATGCGCGATCGCACTTTAGCTTTGGGAGGTAAGTTTACCATTAATAGTGCGTTTGGTTGTGGTTGTCAAATTACAGTCGATATCCCTTTAGGTAGATTAATTTCATGATTACAGTTTTATTAGTAGATGACCAAAGTTTAATTCGTCAAGGCTTAAAAGCTTTATTAGAACTAGAACCAGATTTAGAAATTATCGGTGAAGCAGAAAATGGTCAAATGGCGCTGGAACTCATTGCTCAATTATCACCTGATGTAGTGCTAATGGATATTAGAATGCCGATTATGGATGGAGTTGCAGCCACCAAAGAAATTCAAAAAAGTTTCTCTTGGGTGAAAGTCTTAGTTCTCACAACCTTTGATGATGATGAATATGTGAAAGCTGCTGTACAACATGGAGCAATGGGTTATTTACTCAAAGATACACCTTCGGAAGAATTGGCTGTTGCTATTCGTGCAGTTCAGAAAGGATATACGCAATTAGGTCCAGGAATAGTCAAAAAACTTTTGACACAATTTCAGAATATGCCACCCCAAACATCACCTGTACCGCCTGCTTTAGCTGAACTTACTCCTAGAGAAAAAGAAGTTTTACAATTGATTGCTTCAGGTGCTAGTAATCGAGAAATTTCCCAAAAACTATACATTTCTGAAGGGACAGTAAAAAATCATGTAACTAATATTTTAAATCGCTTGAGTTTGCGCGATCGCACCCAAGCTGCTATTGTTGCCAATACTTATTTATCTTATTTGAATGAATCAACTTAATAACTTTCTACAGTTATGCTATCTCAGCCTATGATTTTTTACATTTGACTCTCTTGATTTTAAGTAAACAAACTCAAGCATTCCTGTCTCAAAATGCCCTTAGTAACTTTGATGTTCCTGAATGATTTCGCAATTACTTCCTCACAAGAGATATTAATTTGTGACTGATTAATGGCAATTAAATCAGCAATTGAAGCACCATAGACAATTTCTGTAATTCCACTCCAAACGCAAGCCCCTGCACACATAGGACAAGGCTCACCAGTGGTATATATGCTATAACCTTCTAAAGACAAGTTTTGACGTTGAGCAGTTAAACGACGAATGACATTAATTTCTGCATGGGCAGACGGATCACAATCTCTATCAACAGTATTGTAAGCCGTTGCCACAACTTGATTATCTTTAACAATTACTGCACCATAAGGTGCATCCCCCTTTTGAGCTTCTGTAATTGCTAGGTGCATAAAATATTCTTGGTTCATATTAGTTTGATAGTTCAGCAAGATAATCGGTAAAAATACCATATTTAGATGATTGATGGGAAATATGTTACTGAGTAGAAAACAAACAGAATTTTACTTAACAGACCTAGAAACACCGATAGGTAGAGCAATTAACTTAACAATTGCCGCCTTAGTCTTATTATCATCAGGAATTTTTGTAGCGCAGACATACAACATACCTGATGATGTTCGGTTTCAGTTAGATTTAATCGATAAAATTATCTTGATAATTTTTGCTATAGAATATGCTCTGCGTTTATGGAGTGCAGAAAATAAACTAAATTATCTTTTAAGTTTTTATGCCATCATCGATTTAATGGCTATCTTGCCCTTCTTTATAGGGTTTGTAAATATTAGTTTTATTCGGTTACTCCGATGGTTTAGAATTTTACGTTTAATTAGATTTATAGACAAAAAAGTTTTCTTTGGCAGTCTTAGTACAGAGGGTAGTATAGTTTTTATTCGCATATTATTCACATTATTTGCGATTATCTTTGTTTATTCTGGCTTGATTTATCAAGTAGAACATCCTGTAAATGCCCAAGTTTATAGAACTTTTTTAGATGCTTTCTATTTCTCAGTCGTCACAATGACAACGGTGGGATTTGGTGATGTCACACCGATTTCGGAATTAGGGCGATTGTTGACAGTCTTAATGATTTTGACTGGAGTTACTCTGATTCCTTGGCAAGTGGGAGATTTAATCAAAGGTTTGGTGAAAACTGCTAATCAAGTAGAAATAGTTTGTTTAGGTTGTGGTTTAGCATTTCATGATCAGGATGCTGAGTTTTGTAAACGGTGCGGTGCTAAGTTACCCAAAAACAGAGTTGATGAATAGGCAAATATCAACCATAGGGAGGAAGCCTTTACCACTACACAAATCACACTGGTAATTACAAGAGCTGCTTCGGGGGTAAAAATCATGGTAAAACAATCTAACCCTGCCCTCCACGAAGAACCTCGTCACCTACCAGCTCCGATTATTCCTCTCAAACAAGAGGAATCTTTGCTTGATTGGTTGCACAGTACGGGTAGATTAGTGTCTTACCCATCTGTTGACTTCTATTACGAAGACGAGGGAGAAGAAGAGGAAGAATACGTGGCAGATATGGTAGATGAATTTGACTTTCCAGCAGAAGAAGTAGAGGATTTAGAAGAGTAATTTTACTCACCGACAGGATTAAATCCTGTTGGTGGGTATTTTAAAGATTTTTATATTTGAAAATTGAGAAAATTGACAGCTACAAAATCCCGGTGTCTCAAAAATATCGGGATAATTATGACCAAAATTACGGCCAATTTATACCGAAATCACTACAATTTTTTGCATTCAAAGCATTTTTGGCACTCTGTTCACTCATGGCTCCTTGTTGAACTAACGCTTTATATCTATCTCTATCTTGAACACACGAGAGCTTTGCTGCTGCATCAGTTTTCATTTTCTCAGCAGTCTCTGTTGTACCCAAAAGTGACTGTGATGGAATACTAACGTTAGGCTTAGGTAGAAGTGTCGTTCCTTGATGGGAATTATTGATTGGTAATGAATTATCAAGTGGAGGAAGTAATGGTGTCTTTAGGTTGCCAAAACTTGGTTGTAACGAAGTCTTAGGTTTAGGAAGTGAGGGTATTTTTAACGTTTCTAAATTTGGTTGGGCAGAACTGTAAGGCTGGGGTTTGGGTAAAGTTATCTTCCAGTAGCTACAGTTTCTCTCTTCCATTGATGCTCTAATTGACTCATCATCCCTTCCAGAATTATTTTTGAAGAACTCCCATAATTGCTTTTGTGAAAGACACCAAGATTTCGGTGCGGTTCCAAAAGGTGGCTCTGATTTAGTCTTGTTATCAGCAGGTTTTTCTGGTGATTCTGTTGGAGAAGGAGACGGTGGTGAAGTCTCAGATTTAGTAGTAGGTAAGATGATACCCCAATATTGACAGTTGTTCTCTTCCAGAGAAGCCCTAATCGACTCCTGTTTGAATACCTCCCATGATTCTTTTTGTGAAAGACACCAAGATTTCGATGCGGTTCCAAAAGGTGGCTTTGATGGATTGCTAATACTTTTTACCAACATATTTATGACTATCCAGGAGCTTCCACCAGCCAAAATAAAGATTCCTACACCAACATTTATACCGTTCCAGATAGAACGTTGAGAATTATTTTTAGGTTTAATTTCTGGTTGAATTTTCTTTGGTACAACACGAGCCAATATCGGCTGGATATCTTCCTCTTTGAGTCCTAACGCTTGTTGAAAAGTTATTAACTCATTACGAGTGTTCTGATCAAAAGGATATTGCTTGTTAATTTCCTCAACTAATACCTGCTCATATCGCTGCAATCTTTTTTGGTATTCTTGGTAGGGTTTGAGAACCTCAATTTCAATTGCGGTTGCTTCTTCAGGTAACAATCCTAAACTTTGCCTTTTTAAATCTAAGGTACTACGCCCAATGGCAGAAATTACACCACGACTAGCAAAACGTTCAACTTCTTGGCGGTACCTCAACTTGGGATCACCAATGGGTGCTTTAGCTAACCGAATCTTGAAACCTTCCTTAACGGCATAGATTTCTGGTTGCATGGCGGGAGCTGCTTCTTTAACTTTCTTTTTGGCGTACTCATGCAACTCATCTATAGAAATTACACCATCGTTATCTTGATCTGCTGCTCCTGTTTCAATACCTTCGACGACATAACGAGTATAAATTGAGAGATTGTCTCCCTCTTGTTGAAAAGAATATTGTGTAGAAGTAGAAGAGGTGAGAATAACTCGCCCCTCACCTCCTAGTTGAGTGTGAATATCTACAGAACCATCATCTTTAGCTGATAAGCCTTCTGCAAATGCACCACTAAAACAACAGTCGAGAATAACAACTTGTCGCTTACTGCGGCTCTCACTCATAATATTGTGAATAAAATTAGCAGGGACTGCTGTAGCCTTGACGAGCCGCCCTTGAGGATTTTTGCGAGTGAGGCGAGTTGCTAAGTAAAGTTTGCCAGTTTCATCTTTGATACCATGACCAGAAAAATAAAGTAATATGAGGTCGTCTTTACGGCGATCGCAAAATAATGTCTCAATCGCTTCGTGCATTTTCTGAGGATCGGGATTTTCCAGCTTTTGGATATCTGCTTCGGCAAATCCACACATTTCTGGATGCTGCAAAACTTGAGCGATCGCTAGCACATCTTTGACTGAGGCTGGTAATGGATTCAATCCAGGTTCATACTCACTGACTCCTATTAGCAGTGCTAACTTCGCCATTAGCCTCTTCCTCCTAATTTTGAGATGTCTTAGCTGGCTTCCACAATCATTAACTTTTGCAGACAGATTTGCTATTGACATCACATCTTCTCTGTAAAATTCCTGAGATGTTCTCCATATTTTTACAGAATTTGTTAAATTTCGATAGGAAGGGCTGAACCTAACTCGAAGCACTGGTATAAAATCGCAATGCAAACCGCCAAAACCGACTAGAAGCCCAAAACAAAGCCAGTGCTAATAAAGCCGCACCTATCAACCAGTGAATCTGCACTCGCCCTAACATCACTTCAGCTGGTACTGTAGTTAAAAATGTGACCGGCACTATAAAAGTGAAGAAAAAGCGGTAAGCTGCGGGGTAGGCTACTATCGGATATCTGCCAGCTTCCACTAAAGCCCGCAAAACTTCAGTCACATTGTAGATTTTTACAAACCAAATGCTAGTCGCCCCTAACATAAACCACAGGCTATAAAGAATCATCAAACCGCACAATAAGGGGACTAAACTCAGCAGATAGTTTTCCACTCTTAAACCCAGACGTTGCCCTGCATAGCCAATCACAATGCTACCAAAAATTAAATCTGGAACTCCCCAAGGGGAAATGGTATAGGTAGAAAGCCAAAACTGACTGCGGATTGGTTTGAGTAATATAAAGTCTAAAGTTCCCTCTAGGACATGGCGAACGATGCGGTTAAGATTGGGTGCGAGAAAGGTAGCAGAAAAACCTTGCAATAAAGTAAAAATTCCCAGAACCACCAAGGCAGCCTCCCATGACCAGCCAGTAAAAGTATAGCCAGTCCGGTAAAATAAGAATAATCCAAACAGACTACCCGCGAGATTACCTAAGCTGCTGAGGGTAGCTATCAAAAAGTTGACTCGATATTCTAATTCTGCGGCGATCGCCGCACTCCAAAATAGTCTCAGGACTTTCCAGTATTTTTCCATTTTGCACCCATCACCTAACACCTGCTATTTCAGGCGGTAACTTGATGTAATCTTAACAATATTCATCCTGTTGCAAAAATTCTTAACGCTAAGATATTGTATGCACATTCTTTATCCTGTGGGATTATATGCAATTTAATTTGCCACAACCGATTAAAAGGCACAGAAAATAATCAATAACTTATGGCTAAACTCTCCAACGAATTACAACGATACTTTTTTGAAGAAACCAGACCAGCAAAGGTAACTTTAGTAGATATTTTGTTGCTGGCTGAGGAAAGAATTTTTGGCTTTTTATTGGTGATTTTGTCTTTACCATCAGCTTTACCTGTACCTGCACCTGGTTATTCAACTCCTTTCGGTGTCTTAATTTTCTTGTTAGCAGTCCAGTTAATTGCCGGTGCGAGAACTCCTTGGCTACCCCAGAAAATGATGAATCATCCCCTGGAACTAGAAACAGTCCAGGGATTTTTAAAAGCTGGGATTCCTTGGTTACGAAGAATTGAAGCGATCGCGCGTCCGCGTTTATCTTATATTTGTACTACGTTAACAGGCAGAGTCACCATTGGGATGGCGATCGCCTTAATGGCAATTTCGATGATGATTCCCATCCCTGGAACTAACACCCTCCCAGCAATGGGTATTTTCGTCACAGGTTTTGGCTTACTAGAAGACGACGGTGCTATTAGTTTAGGTGGTTTAGTTCTGTGTCTCATGGGACTAATTTTAACTACTTCGATTCTGATGGCCTTAGCTTGGGGTGGTTCCAGTCTCCTAGATATCATCAAGACTTGGTTAGGGCGCTAATTTAGAAAAATCCTCCTAGGGGTGAATGAACTCAAAACAGCAGAGGTTGACAATATCATCATGACTGATATCAACCTCTACTTGTTTGTAGAAAACCTGCTATTTTTCTTGATTGCCACTGCTTTTTTTGTGGTTGTGGGTTGGGTGTGGAGATATGCCAAGCCCTATAACCTGCCAGAACCGCTACCAGGATGGTTTAAAATTTGGTTTGGTACGGTGCAAGTGTTGGGAGGATTATTACCACTGTTGGTCATGGTATGGTGGGGAGTCTTTCAAGGCTACACTTCTGTATTAATCATCTTTGGTTGGTACTTTGTGATGTTGGCGTTACAAATCCTCTCAGAAAGTTTAACTCTGAGGCAATTTCACAATGTAGTTTGGGTGATGGTTCCTTACCTTTACGTACCTTACCGTCTTTGGCAACTGTATGAAGGTTTGACAATCCTAGATTCGGCGAGTGAATTACTGTGGATACGTAATTTATTGATTTTAGAAATTGTGGTTTGGGCTGGGAACTACGCCTTAGATTTAGCTCAATTACCCAGGTTATGGCGTTGGGAACTCAAAGAACCTAATTAATTTGATTCATAGGAATTACGAAACTGGTTCATAATTATTAGTTATTGCTTTTAACTATGGACTACTGAATCTTTATAATGACTTATAAATACAAGCAAAAAATATACCTTGTTAAGCCGATGAAATGGCTCTTAGCAATTGCTCTGACTTTGAGCAGCACTACTCAATATTCAACACAAGTAATAGCCCAAACTAAACAAACACCAACTACAAAGCAGGGTGTACAACCAGTTAAGACACCTGCTTCACCTCAAAAACGTACCTCTCGACCAGTTTTTGTGTTGCCAAAAGCACCTGCTCGGTTAAGTCCTATATCTGGGCGTAGAGCAGGAATGGGTAGTCGGGATAATTGTCCTGCGGTTGCAACTGCACTCACTGCCTTAGTACCATTGCAAGAGGAAAAAAAGGTTAGCAAACACACAGACAAATCAGTTATAGGCATTGTACAGGGGTTAACCACCTCTGAACGACCTACATTTTGGTTTTACGTTCCTTACACTCATGATTTGGCTAGCTCCATCGCTGAGTTTAGCTTACAGGATCATGGAGGCGAAGATGTTTACAGAAATGCGATCGCCTTACCTCCCCAACCTGGTATCATTGCTGTTTCTCTTCCTGAGAATGTTAGCTTAGAAGTAGGTCAAACATATCGTTGGTATTTCAAAATTCGTTGTAGACAACAGACAACCAGCGTTCCTGTGTATGTAGAAGGAGACATTCAAAGAATCAATTTAGATTCTCGTGTAACCCAGGAATTAGCAGCCGCAACTAATCCCCAGCAGAAAATTTTCATCTATGCCAAAGAAGGTATTTGGTTCAACGCTTTAACTCTGCTAGCACAATTACGCCGTGCTAATTATCGTGATCCATCTGTTGAAGCAGATTGGCAAAGTTTATTGCAATCAGCAGGTTTGGATCATATTGCTACATCTCCTCTATTGAATTAGACATCTCCAGCAATTAAATATGCGTTTTCCAGAAACCTTGTCGAGAGGTTACATGGAACGTTTCTACATTCTTTTTCACCAGATGTTTATCCTGAATTTCTACAACCAATTACCAACTAAGATGTAGGGGGACCAGTACATAGGACGGTTGTATTCTGGAGTTTTGAGTAGTGTTAATTGAGCCAAGCGTAAAGCTTCTGCTGTAGTTTTACCAGCGATTAATTGACTGTAAAATTCATCAATAAATAAAGCTGTGGAGTTATCGCCAATTTGCCACAGAGATGCTAAGGTACTCCGCGCACCAGCACGCAAAGCCACTCCTGCTAATCCTAATGCAGCTCGGTTATCTCCGGCTGCTGTTTCACAAGCACTCAAAACCAATAATTCCACTGGCTCTGTGCGTTTTTGCTCTCTACTTTTGAGTAAGTTGTCTAGTTCACTGACATTGATGCGTCCATCAGCAGCTAGGATAAACGTGTCTTTTGCTCTAGAGCTAAATTGCCCGTGAGTTGCCAAGTGAACAACTCTAAAAGGTTGAGCATTGATGGTTTTTCCTAATGTCGTACTCAAAAAATTTTCATCTAACAATGTGGTTGTGGATACGCCTGATTCCTGAATTAATTTCAGTTCAACCTTGACGTTAGGAAGCGGTGTAAAATCTTCATCTGGCGGTGGTTGTGAAAGTCCACCAGCCAGAGCGTTTAATCTGGACTGTGCTAGAGGTTTGGGAGTAAACAATTGTAGTCCTGGGCTAACTGCTAAAGCGTAGTTCTGGACTAAATACTCTTTGCCATCAGACAATGCAGACATGGAGATATTTCGTAGTGATCC carries:
- a CDS encoding response regulator, with protein sequence MITVLLVDDQSLIRQGLKALLELEPDLEIIGEAENGQMALELIAQLSPDVVLMDIRMPIMDGVAATKEIQKSFSWVKVLVLTTFDDDEYVKAAVQHGAMGYLLKDTPSEELAVAIRAVQKGYTQLGPGIVKKLLTQFQNMPPQTSPVPPALAELTPREKEVLQLIASGASNREISQKLYISEGTVKNHVTNILNRLSLRDRTQAAIVANTYLSYLNEST
- a CDS encoding nucleoside deaminase: MNQEYFMHLAITEAQKGDAPYGAVIVKDNQVVATAYNTVDRDCDPSAHAEINVIRRLTAQRQNLSLEGYSIYTTGEPCPMCAGACVWSGITEIVYGASIADLIAINQSQINISCEEVIAKSFRNIKVTKGILRQECLSLFT
- a CDS encoding potassium channel family protein; translated protein: MLLSRKQTEFYLTDLETPIGRAINLTIAALVLLSSGIFVAQTYNIPDDVRFQLDLIDKIILIIFAIEYALRLWSAENKLNYLLSFYAIIDLMAILPFFIGFVNISFIRLLRWFRILRLIRFIDKKVFFGSLSTEGSIVFIRILFTLFAIIFVYSGLIYQVEHPVNAQVYRTFLDAFYFSVVTMTTVGFGDVTPISELGRLLTVLMILTGVTLIPWQVGDLIKGLVKTANQVEIVCLGCGLAFHDQDAEFCKRCGAKLPKNRVDE
- a CDS encoding DUF3134 family protein → MVKQSNPALHEEPRHLPAPIIPLKQEESLLDWLHSTGRLVSYPSVDFYYEDEGEEEEEYVADMVDEFDFPAEEVEDLEE
- a CDS encoding caspase family protein produces the protein MAKLALLIGVSEYEPGLNPLPASVKDVLAIAQVLQHPEMCGFAEADIQKLENPDPQKMHEAIETLFCDRRKDDLILLYFSGHGIKDETGKLYLATRLTRKNPQGRLVKATAVPANFIHNIMSESRSKRQVVILDCCFSGAFAEGLSAKDDGSVDIHTQLGGEGRVILTSSTSTQYSFQQEGDNLSIYTRYVVEGIETGAADQDNDGVISIDELHEYAKKKVKEAAPAMQPEIYAVKEGFKIRLAKAPIGDPKLRYRQEVERFASRGVISAIGRSTLDLKRQSLGLLPEEATAIEIEVLKPYQEYQKRLQRYEQVLVEEINKQYPFDQNTRNELITFQQALGLKEEDIQPILARVVPKKIQPEIKPKNNSQRSIWNGINVGVGIFILAGGSSWIVINMLVKSISNPSKPPFGTASKSWCLSQKESWEVFKQESIRASLEENNCQYWGIILPTTKSETSPPSPSPTESPEKPADNKTKSEPPFGTAPKSWCLSQKQLWEFFKNNSGRDDESIRASMEERNCSYWKITLPKPQPYSSAQPNLETLKIPSLPKPKTSLQPSFGNLKTPLLPPLDNSLPINNSHQGTTLLPKPNVSIPSQSLLGTTETAEKMKTDAAAKLSCVQDRDRYKALVQQGAMSEQSAKNALNAKNCSDFGINWP
- a CDS encoding ABC transporter permease gives rise to the protein MEKYWKVLRLFWSAAIAAELEYRVNFLIATLSSLGNLAGSLFGLFLFYRTGYTFTGWSWEAALVVLGIFTLLQGFSATFLAPNLNRIVRHVLEGTLDFILLKPIRSQFWLSTYTISPWGVPDLIFGSIVIGYAGQRLGLRVENYLLSLVPLLCGLMILYSLWFMLGATSIWFVKIYNVTEVLRALVEAGRYPIVAYPAAYRFFFTFIVPVTFLTTVPAEVMLGRVQIHWLIGAALLALALFWASSRFWRFALRFYTSASS
- a CDS encoding exopolysaccharide biosynthesis protein produces the protein MAKLSNELQRYFFEETRPAKVTLVDILLLAEERIFGFLLVILSLPSALPVPAPGYSTPFGVLIFLLAVQLIAGARTPWLPQKMMNHPLELETVQGFLKAGIPWLRRIEAIARPRLSYICTTLTGRVTIGMAIALMAISMMIPIPGTNTLPAMGIFVTGFGLLEDDGAISLGGLVLCLMGLILTTSILMALAWGGSSLLDIIKTWLGR
- a CDS encoding DUF928 domain-containing protein; this encodes MKWLLAIALTLSSTTQYSTQVIAQTKQTPTTKQGVQPVKTPASPQKRTSRPVFVLPKAPARLSPISGRRAGMGSRDNCPAVATALTALVPLQEEKKVSKHTDKSVIGIVQGLTTSERPTFWFYVPYTHDLASSIAEFSLQDHGGEDVYRNAIALPPQPGIIAVSLPENVSLEVGQTYRWYFKIRCRQQTTSVPVYVEGDIQRINLDSRVTQELAAATNPQQKIFIYAKEGIWFNALTLLAQLRRANYRDPSVEADWQSLLQSAGLDHIATSPLLN